The Silene latifolia isolate original U9 population chromosome Y, ASM4854445v1, whole genome shotgun sequence sequence TCATTGCACAAAGAGCTTATGTGCCTCCATATAAGATTGAAGATTTTGGAAGGTAAACACTATGCGCTATGcttgtataatttaataattatttaacattaatgtaatatgctttaacaagaaaccaaattatatatacctgtcagatggtttgtttctttgcaagtcctagagttgtgtccttggcggccacatgttttgcagtacctcttctcttttcttctcttctttagggcttttaacatttgtgattcaattctcttgcccttggtcctacccttgtttttagattttttaggaacatgaatcaccaacttctcgggtattttgcagcccacgtacttttctatttctttcatcttgtctttcttcttttTGGTACACTTCATTACTAATCATATCCAATCTAATATCTCTCGTTTTTCAATCAAAAGCTTCATGTCGTTATCATCACACTCAGCTACGCTGACACAAGAATAAACCTCTTGCCACAGCTCAGTACTCAAACTTTTCCGGTCAGAAAACTTTTGAGAGACATCTATCAGTTTGCCATCTTTGTCAAAGACAGGCTTACTCATTGCAGCTTTTGTCCATCTTTGCGTTATGTCTTGTTTCGGTATTTTTACGAAAATCTTGGTTGTGTAGAATCCAAAGGCGGTGCTGCACAACAAGCCCATTCTCTGAAACATAGAACAGGAACAAGTAATCTCCATGTTATCTGGTGAATATGCTACGTTCCATGACTTATTTGGCATCTGCAAGTCTGAtagaatatatatttttgtctcatcaatcttctccACATCTTTAAAACGGCAATCGACAAAGTCTGCAACCAATTCATTTGGAagtctttgaaaatgttgtgCGAGTACATTTTGAAGCATGGACTTCAAGGTTTGACTTTGTTTTCCGTGGGATTTTAGAGTGTTTGTTGTCTTTGTTCAATTTGGATGCTTGTGTCTTTGTGCTTCAAGGCACTCTCATAGCACACCCAAAACTCAACAAGGGTCAAATGAGGTGTGAGGAACTTGTCAAAGAAACTGTTTTCACTCTCGGACCTAGAAGTAACCCTCATCAAGCCAGACATTGAAACATCTTTAAAGTAGGCGGGGATCCTTTGTTCCTCGAGATCGTACAAATCGAAAACTACTCGTGTTCTACAAGTTGATAATCGGTCATTATCTTCCCCCATTGTTCTTCGAATTCATCAGGCTCAAgttggttgttccaaacacacctaTTGAGCCTGGTCTTAAAATCCTCATCTTGAAACAGTTGATAACTGACTTTCTCTCTTAGTTTCTTCATTATGTGCCACATGCACAATCTGTGTGTTGACTCCTTAAACACTTAGGGACCACCGACTTCATTGATTTGTCCCGATCGGTAATTATAATTCTCGGTTGGCACCCGCCCATTGCTTCCAAAAATGTCTTGAACAGCCATGTATAACACTCAATACTTTCATCACCTAACAACCCAGCTCCAAACGTTATGCACCTTTTGTGATGATCAACTCCTGTGAAAGGCACAAAcaccatatcgtacttgtttgttctATATGTAGCATCTGCTGATAAAACCTCACCGAACAGCATGTAGTTCTTTATGCAGATCGGATCTGCCCAAAACACTCCAGCCAGGCACTTGTTTTCATCTACTATAAAATCTAAGTAAAATGAACTGCATGTGTCTTTTTTCCCTATAAGATTTTCAACAAACATTTGTGCATCAAAATTACCAATGTAGGTTTTTATGTCCCTGACAAAGTTTTTAAAATCAACCTCAGTAGCCCCAATGTTGTTGTAACCTCCACACAGCTCCTTCCAACCTCTATAGGCTTCACACCACCTAGTTTTAGCACCTTTACCTTTGTGACAAATTGCTTATGTACCTCTGTCATTTTTCGGTTTCCTTTCAAGAATATTGTAGATTCAGGCGAAGCAAGTGGATGGTTATGCACTTCATCGAATCTGGTAACAATATAAGTTCCATTTTCTTGGTATTTAAACTGCACTAATGCACGACAGTCAATTCTTGTAATCGGCCTCACACGGCTTATATCACATCACATCGATTTCGCATCATTCTCGCAGAGATCGGTATCGATATCGATCCTCTTCCTTTTCCTACTTTCCTTTACACCTTGCCTATTGCAGACAACattccttaatgcaaaactgtttggtAACTCATTGCCTTTAATCCTTTTTGTTGTTGTAAGTCTTGGCGTAAACCCACAGATTGTACAATATTCTTTGTAGAATAACTCTGCTGATTCTAGCGTTTCGAATACTTGTCCTACTTTAGGTTTATTTTCCTCTCTggatgagaatggaatgtcttggattgcatttaatgtttcaattattgtccttggtgttttaaagctgttatttatagaagaagacgtagttgcatcacttgtactCATTGTCTGGTTCAACAGTAGTTAAGTAAATAAGTATATTAAATATTATTGCATCAATAATGCAGTAATCCAATTCTAATATGCAGTAATCCAATTCTAATATGCTCATTGTCCattatcatgcctttaaaggaacatttattttaatgataatgttcataggaaatattgttgtccattttgatatagcatatatataatgtattgaatgctaatgacattaaacaaagaaatagtcataatattatttcattaatattagaaaatatttacaaaagccatttcAGGATTTCAAAATGGtaaagcctactaaggcttatactgaaaaaaaaacacaagataatacctaataacaataaacagaagataacacaacatatttctaaactaatctaacaAATGAGTCATAATAACCCTCATCCCAGATTGTtcctcaatttcatattcttcttctctttcctttaaaaatcgttgttcttgtcttttgtgatgtctaattatttctgCACGATTAGACATAGTCGTGCGAGATCGAGAATCATCAAGCATCCGATTATTCTTTACGATAGTTATCACACCATTTTCATTTCCGTGAACCGTGCCTCGGTAATAATCCCTCTCCTTTACCTCTGGGTCGTTCCCTATAAGGAACCACTTTGACCAGCCCTTGCACACCATGgccatgtttttcttttcttccctccCAAGTCGCTCAAACAAAACGGAGCAAATCCTGAGTAGTAAGCAAATGATGTAAGGACGGCGGgagatggtacatccatctccacagcaatgtcatctccatcaaaccagtttgaagaaaactggCTTACTTTCCATTCCCTATAATGGGCCATGAAATTTTGTTTGTAAGCATCATTCTTGTAGGGAACTATCGGGCATTTTGAGTagtccattgttttttttttttttttaagaaaattaagtACTTTTCTGAAGAGATTAAAAGTTTTGGTTATTGGAAAAGGTAGGATGGAAAACTAGTTGTGTACTCTtgggtttatatagtggattaattgattataagagattaaattctgtgaacagttgtgtcttttcagctgacacaaacataatcatggtaattaataaattgggtgAATTTATCTATGTTAGTTTAATCTATTGCATAAAACAGTATATGCACATTATGaaaatacgtaatggacatttgaattaaactgaattcacatttttttccaaataatgtttcatgttcttttttaaataatttaatgtacctttaaatataatataatgtacattttccaaacagtgcttaataaTATTTTAGTTGtacctaattatcagaaaatgcaaattaCGAATATATATAGTTgacaatttattttatggaacatgttttttataattaatataatgtacatttagaagtaatattcaaattaatgtgaattattgcgtcttttcaccacataagcaagttatttcgtacaaataaaggttcatatataatgtattccttcgaatgtccattatcatgcctttaaaggaacatttattttactgctaatgttcataggaaatattgttgtccattttgatagagcatatataaaatgtattgaattctaatgacagtaaacaaacaaatagacacaatactatttcattaatattagtaaaatatttacaaaagccatttaaggctttcaaaatgataaagcctactaaggcttctactgaaaaaaaaaaaacacaagataatacaaaataacaataaaatagaAAACTAACTTAATATATTTCTAAAACCAATCTAACAGATCTGAGTCATAATAACCCTCATCACGGGATCGCtcctcaatttcatattcttctcTTCGGTTTCTAAATTGTCGTGCTTGTTGTTTatgatgtctaattatttctgCACGACTAGATAGAGTCGTGCAAAGGCAGAATCTTTCAAGGAGCCGCTGATCCTTTGTGACAGTGATTATACCATTTTGTTGTTCCCGAACCACCCCTCGATAATAATCCCTTTCCTTTACCTCTGGCTCCATTCCTATAAGGAACCACTTCGACCAGCCCTTGCACACCATTGCCAtgtttttcttttcctccctCCAAAGTCGCTCAAACAAAATTCGGAGCAAAGCCTGAGTAGTAAGAAAATAATGTAAAGGACTACTGGgagatggtacatccatctccacaggaatgtcatctccatcataccagtttgaagaaaactggCTTACTTTCCAATCCCTAGAATGGTTCATGAAATTTTGTTTGTGAGCATCATTCTTGTAGGCAACTATCGTGCATTTTGAGTAGTCCAttgttttttttaagaaaattaaatacttttctgaagagattaaaagttttggttattggaaaaggttttagaaatgaaGGTAAGATGGAAAAGTAATTGTGTACTCCTtggtttatatagtggattaattcagtataagagattaaatttggtgaacagttgtgtcttttcaactgccacaaacataatcatggtaattaataaattgggaGAAGTTATCTATGTTAGTTAAATGTCTCGCATAAAATAGTATATTCACAATATAAAtatacgtaatggacatttgaactaaactgaaagcacatttattttccaaataatgttccatgttcttttttaaataatttaatgtacgtttaaatataatataatgtacattttccaaacagtgcttaatgatattttagttgcacctaattatcagaaaatgcaaattatgaatatactatagatagtggacaatttatttgatggaacatgtttttttataattaatataatgtacatttagaattaatattgaaattaacgtgaatagttgtgtcttttcaCCACTTAAGCAAGTTACAAACCGTCATTTGACATATTGAACAATTGCAAGACCACTTGCAAAACGTAATAATTACTTGCACATACTTATTATATATAATGCACATTTCACTAAGACTGATTGGACATTTCCTTATGAAACGTGTACAAAGACAACACAAAGACATTATTTTTACATGCAAAATTACTTTTCGATTACTTCAAATTGCacacttttcctttctcattatttttagtacattttttctcaccacaaagtacatttgcatttatcatccttctaaaaccaaacaaacaaactataaaccctaatttaacacttttcattataaaattaatgtttttgtgGTTCTGTACATTACATCTAGTTAACTAAATTTAATCAAATCCGAAATTaagttgaatttaatcaaattcaactttaacatcatcataaaatcaattcaacaacgattcagaaACGAATTAAATAATATTGAATGAACATACCTCAATATTGACTGTAGAAAACAATAATTCCAGATGAATGACCAAATCAATTCCGATTTTTCTTACAAAGTTTTGATCTTAAAATAACTGAATAGCCGatgaatgcaaaagtttgaacaaattgactCTGATTTGCGCTTCGAACACAGCAATTGATGATGAATAAACGATTTTAGATCACTAAATTTGATATCGaaagacaaaaatttacaaattaaggaaggattaatggtgaaatcgattgattttgtttcgtgtggtttgattttgttaCGTAGGCTTGATATTGCTGACATGTACACTCTTATTTTTTGTTTTCCGTGAAATTTTAAGAGCAGCGCGCGTCTAATCTCAGCCGTGAGTCTTATTTGATGGACGGTTGAGAgttgttctcacggttctcacaataagccccgttctcaccggaactctaccctaataataataataataataataataataataataataataataataataataataataataataataataataataaaggaaagtTTAAGTAGGAGGATAAGAGAATATCTGAGTGTTGTTGATTTAAGATTGGTCGAGATTAAAATAGCCTCacatatgaaaatgtgacggtcttactaGACGGGAAAAAGTCTCGGGTCTATAATAACTTAAGACGGGAAACTATTATTTGTCGCTATTATAGTTATTCGACTAAAATACATATTTTCATACAAATTATGCcttaaaatattatttttatagGAATCTTGTTTAAAAATGAATttagttaaattaaataattcaaaaatataaaataaagtaatcagacggtttaataaattttaaatgtcaaaaggggaaattcgcgggtgttacacttaATGTGCATTTCATTCACATTTTGGTACTTTAAGTTATATATAGGCAAAAAAATGGAATATTCTGGTCATCTTTTAAAGACATGACGACGTATTTATGATGCACTTTGTTCACATTTTCAACCTCTTCCCTTCCCTCTTATAACCACAAGTCACGGTTGATTCAATCTCGGCAATATTCCACATTTTTTTTGGCCTAAATCTACTTAAGGTACCAAAATGTGAATAAAGTGCACATTAAGGTATTAAGTTTTAAAAAAACTTTTCATAAAGTGTTAAGTTTTAAAAAGTGCAACATTAAAAGGTGTTTTCATCAATTGATCCTTCATTATTATCTTTTCGTTAAAATtaaattttttcattaaaattaatctttcaTCAAGTTATATAATTTTTCACTAAATTCTAAACTATAATCTTTTTCAATGTATTGAATTGCATGCTAAATAGACAAAATTACGTGGTTACAACCATTTTTACTATCTAAATTCCAATTCATctatgtgtttttatttaattaattatttaccgcGGTTTGTGTATGGCTAGTTATTAGACTTATTACTTTGTCATGTACTTATTGTATATTTAAAAGTGCAATAGTTTTACAGTAGCTtttcatagtttttttttttttggaaaatttccaTTTTGATCCCTGAGGTTTGCATAATTCAACTTTGGTGTTATGAGGTTTCGACTACTTCTTACTTTGGTAACCTAAGttgaataaaatttcattttggcGATCTAAAACATTTAATAGTCAACTTTTATCTTAATTACATTTTCAGTAAAATAAAGTGTAAAATTGGATATTAAACTGCATACAAAATAGTATCATCAACataatattgcaaaaaaaaaatgcctTTAcgttaaaaatatttttttagtatTCCCTCCATTCATCTTTTATCTTcccatttcaataaaatacttcccacatatattagagaagtgGGAAGATAAAAGATGAATGAAGGGAGTATAAAATACTAAGAATGTTATATATACGTCACTAAAGTGGGAAAATAGTCAAAACTTCAAGGCACCAAAGTGGAATTATGCAAAGCTCAGCGCACTTAAGTGGAATTAGGCTAAACTTCAGGGCATCAAAGTGGAAATAATTCTGTTTTTTAGTTAATGGTTAACTATGAGGTATCCTATATGATTTTGTtgaatactccctccaattctatgTATTCTTCCCCTTGTTTATGGGCACGGGAATTAAGGagagtaataaaataagagtaaaaagttgggtggggtttggtgattggagagagggatgaataattatgagttaaataaggaatGGTGGGGCCAAAAttttaagaaaagtaataaaatatgagtaaaagtgtTGGGTGGGGTttagtgataggagagagaaatgaataaaataagaataaaagtttccaaaataagaaagagaaagaaaacctgaataatccgttttaggaaatagagaagaatatatagaataggagggagtataaaatacttcttagtgtaataaattaggtcaaactCATATATATTGGTTAAGAAGTGAAACGATTGTACATATATATTTACTAATTTTAAGCCATTTTTTTAAAATAGAAACACTTTTCtgaaaatttgttcattttgttatttaatAAGAATATTCTGAACTATAGGAGTTgttctcaaaatactccaaagTGTGTTTTAACCACCATTATACCCAACTATTTCGCCTATTCTCTTTTAATAataagtcttgctgaagacgggtcggagcaagtgacggataatgccactcacaaaacgaataggggggacaaggtgggggcactcaCTATTGAAGATACGTAATCTTTAGATATGATTTCCTTCAGTATAATATATTGTATTTAGTTATTTGTTACCTATTAACCAAGATTGTATATTATATTATGATTCTTGTATCTTAGGGTTTATAGTTATCTTGTGATTTAGTCTAGCGTTGTATAAATACGACTTCCATCTTTCAATGTAAATCAAGTTCATTCTTATACAGTTTCTACATGGTATAAAGAGCTTAAAACGATCCATCCAATTTTTTTTCTCTCCCTCTTTTCTCAACCTCCATCACCATGGCCGGACAAGCACAAGTTCTGCCCAATCCTGGTGACCCTAAAAATCCCATCTTTGCCGTCAACTTTGCTAATGTTGTCGAGCTTTCACCCTCAATGTATCGTGCCTGGTCTCGTCAAATCGAGGACTTGCTAATTGGCTATGACCTCATGAAATTTTTGGATGGAACTCATCCTTGTCCACCCAAAACTATTGACGACAAGACCGGCAGCATTGCCAATCCGGCTCATAATACCTGGCTCCGTCAAGACAAACTTTTGAGTGGTGCTCTCCGAGGAACCATCTCCTCAAGCATCACCAACTTGCTTCTCGGAGCTACCACTTCTGCCGAGATCTGGGCTCTTCTTAAGTCTACCTATGCTAATCCGTCTCGGGGCCATATCCTTCAAATTAAGGACCGCCTCGACTCGATTTCCAAGGCTAATTTATCTGCCACCGAGTATATGCAGGCCATTCGTTCCTGCGTTGATGAACTTGCCGGCTTAGGCAAGACCATGGATAATGAAGATGTCGTCTTTAAGGTGCTCAATGGGCTCGACTATGCAACCTACCACTCCCTTATTGAAGCTGTCCGGAATCGTGACACTCCGATTTCGTTCGATGCTCTCCATGAAAAGCTCCTGCAATTTGATTTATCTCTCAAACACAACAATTTCCAACCCTCCACCAATTCCCCTGCCTCTGCTCATGTTGCCTACCACAACAACAAAAATCGATACCATTCCCATCGCCCCTCCTCCTCCCCTGCCACTGGCCTCCTACCCACTCCTCCTCCCGCTGCCCCTGCCTCCACGGACACCCCTGCTGCTCCCTTTAAAGGGAAGTGTCAATGGTGTCATGTGTCGGCTCACTACCTTGAACATTGCCCTGTTTTCAAATCCCTGTACCCGACCATTACCGTCCCATCACGCTCCTCCCCTGCTCAAACCCGTCGCTATCCCCCCCGTGCTAACACTGCTGCCGTGAATCCCACTCCTCCCTCTGACTGGATTATTGATAGTGGTGCCACTCACCATATTACCCATGACCTTAATAATCTCGCACTTCATGCTCCTTATGACGGAAATGACGATCTTTTGATTGGCGATGGCTCTCCCCTTCACATCGCAAATATTGGTTCCTTTACTATCCCTTCTCAATCTTCTCCTCTTCACTTTACAAAAGTTTTACATGCTCCTTCTATTTCGAAAAACATCTTATCTGTCTCACAATTCTGTGTTGATAATAATGCTACTGCTCACTTTTCCTCTCAATCGTGTGTTTTGCAGGACCAAACGACGGGCCGAGTGCTGCTCAAAGGCCAACTtaggaatggtctttatgaatgGCGTGTTCCGTCCTCTTCTTCTGCTTACCTTACCCACACCTCCGCTGCTTCCCTTTGGCACCACAGGCTAGGACATCCAGCTGCCACTATCCTAGGATCTATCTTTAATTCCGCAAATTTAAATTTTTCGCATAATTCTATTTCTAATTGTAATGCATGCTCCATTAATAAAAGTCACAAACTTCCATTTTCTCAAACTACTTTGCACTCGCATAACCCCCTTGAACTCGTGTTCTCTGATGTATGGACCTCTCCCCTATACTCGA is a genomic window containing:
- the LOC141630776 gene encoding uncharacterized protein LOC141630776 yields the protein MFVENLIGKKDTCSSFYLDFIVDENKCLAGVFWADPICIKNYMLFGEVLSADATYRTNKYDMVFVPFTGVDHHKRCITFGAGLLGDENFVDCRFKDVEKIDETKIYILSDLQMPNKSWNVAYSPDNMEITCSCSMFQRMGLLCSTAFGFYTTKIFVKIPKQDITQRWTKAAMSKPVFDKDGKLIDVSQKFSDRKSLSTELWQEVYSCVSVAECDDNDMKLLIEKREILDWI